In a genomic window of Roseimicrobium gellanilyticum:
- a CDS encoding PVC-type heme-binding CxxCH protein — protein MLRVLFLASALVFLTGPLPVQGNEVDPFWPERDSPKLTTPEWIGEEGVDAAITISIDDMRDTAKYEAFIRPILEKLKEVSGGRAPFSIFTCEVPPDDPQLQVWLKEGVSMEVHTLKHPCPLLQKGDFAAAKATVDGCIDLLSQIPGGKPVCYRMPCCDSMNSPSPRFYAEIFHKKTSVGNFLTLDSSVACILTSKDKSVPQELTMDAQGRERFWKYYNPQPAHVVKSMQNFGTYIEDYPYPYVIGERCWELPITMPSDWLAQNFQGKNNDATVDDWKAALDIIVLKKGMMNLCIHPHGWIQASQMVEFIQYAHTKYGKRVRFLSMKEAGDRLAKLDISKHRPQPRKMAEAPLPEGVKVVDAQGRDNGVRFVDLNGDGHDDIVFSNAERYGVYIYNPTEKKNVDWRVGWTFVMREGKAGDANSIPQIVRADGTNNGVWFKHGSMWVQNEDTDRLPGVVRRITYEQLLKQPGPPPRSPEESLRALRVKKGFVAELVAQEPMVQDPIFIDWDEKGRMWVVEMADYPLGVDGQGKPGGRIKILEDTDRDGVYDKASLFLDELQNPTGLAPWKNGIFALAGGELFFAADTNGDGKADVRETWYVGFNKGNSQHLANGLCWGLDGWFYGANGDSGGTIQSVKGGAVHDLSGRDFRFNPVTREFQLQPGKTQCGRWRDDAGNWFGSSNSSMGWHYFMDERYVARNPKLAVPTLRRVMNTGDDNKRVFPIATQMRRLNWPDAVNTLTSACNAMPYRDTVFGEGYRNSIFVPEPANNLVHREVLQPDGISFTGHRAEDEKDSEFLASEDPWFRPTMARTGPDGCLYVVDMYRLVLEHPEWIPKQMQAHMDLRAGEDKGRIYRIRPESLEKERVVYPWEGEDRLAWDPGSNVSLIYNLGSNNGWKADTAQRLLIERNATEAAPIASGMVEGSAEVPPPFPDVVNVRALWTLHTLRELKSADLEFALKSSLPLTRVHAVKLSEAHLGEEEILAQVCKLAEDPDLRVRVQVALSLGESSDVRVPRVLRALAKRDEGNKDVLAAILTAVPRHEKELAADIKTWQTALKAEPKRAAAPAPMVLTNANPDREKVVKQYGSAAQLTGNPTTGHALYTNLCSACHRLKNEGVEIGPDLGMVAAKPVEQIIEAIMDPNRAVEARYTTQTITTKQGRDVIGLVTEETPNSLTVRTTGGLETILRADITKQGGNTKSLMPEGLEMLLTPQHVADILSYIRQK, from the coding sequence ATGCTCCGTGTCTTGTTCCTCGCGTCTGCCCTGGTGTTTCTGACAGGTCCACTGCCTGTGCAGGGCAACGAAGTGGATCCGTTCTGGCCGGAACGTGATTCGCCCAAGCTGACCACCCCTGAGTGGATTGGTGAAGAGGGTGTCGACGCTGCCATCACAATCTCCATCGATGACATGCGGGACACAGCGAAGTACGAAGCCTTCATTCGCCCTATCCTGGAAAAGCTGAAGGAGGTGAGCGGTGGGCGGGCACCGTTCAGCATCTTTACGTGTGAAGTGCCGCCGGATGATCCGCAGCTTCAGGTGTGGCTGAAGGAAGGGGTGAGCATGGAGGTGCACACCTTGAAACACCCGTGTCCGCTGCTGCAGAAAGGGGACTTCGCCGCGGCGAAGGCGACGGTGGATGGGTGCATAGATTTGCTCAGCCAGATCCCCGGAGGAAAGCCGGTGTGTTATCGCATGCCGTGCTGCGACTCCATGAACAGCCCGAGCCCGCGCTTCTATGCGGAGATCTTCCACAAGAAGACATCTGTGGGGAACTTCCTCACGCTGGATTCCTCGGTGGCGTGCATCCTGACCAGCAAGGACAAATCCGTGCCTCAGGAACTCACCATGGATGCCCAGGGGCGCGAACGTTTCTGGAAGTATTACAACCCCCAGCCGGCGCATGTGGTGAAGTCCATGCAGAACTTTGGGACTTACATCGAGGACTATCCTTACCCGTATGTGATTGGTGAGCGTTGCTGGGAACTGCCCATCACCATGCCGAGTGACTGGCTGGCGCAGAATTTCCAGGGGAAGAACAACGATGCGACCGTGGATGATTGGAAGGCGGCGCTCGATATCATTGTGCTCAAGAAGGGCATGATGAACCTGTGCATTCATCCGCACGGCTGGATCCAGGCGTCGCAGATGGTGGAGTTCATCCAGTACGCGCACACGAAGTATGGGAAGAGAGTGCGCTTTCTCAGCATGAAGGAGGCGGGGGACAGGCTGGCGAAGCTGGACATCAGCAAGCATCGTCCGCAGCCACGCAAGATGGCCGAGGCTCCGCTGCCTGAAGGTGTGAAGGTGGTGGACGCGCAGGGGCGCGACAACGGGGTGCGCTTCGTGGATCTCAATGGCGATGGCCATGATGACATCGTCTTCTCCAATGCCGAGCGCTACGGTGTGTACATCTACAATCCCACCGAGAAGAAGAACGTGGATTGGCGTGTGGGGTGGACCTTTGTCATGCGTGAAGGAAAGGCGGGCGATGCCAACTCGATTCCACAAATCGTGCGGGCCGATGGCACGAACAACGGTGTGTGGTTCAAGCACGGATCCATGTGGGTGCAGAATGAGGACACGGACAGGCTGCCAGGCGTGGTGCGACGCATCACCTATGAGCAGCTTCTCAAGCAGCCGGGGCCGCCACCGCGCAGTCCAGAGGAATCGCTGCGCGCGCTTCGTGTCAAAAAGGGTTTCGTGGCGGAGCTCGTGGCTCAGGAGCCGATGGTGCAGGATCCCATCTTCATCGATTGGGATGAAAAGGGCCGCATGTGGGTGGTGGAGATGGCGGACTATCCACTGGGCGTGGATGGCCAGGGGAAGCCCGGTGGCCGCATCAAGATCCTTGAGGACACCGATCGTGACGGAGTCTACGACAAGGCCTCGTTGTTTCTGGATGAACTGCAGAATCCCACCGGCCTGGCACCATGGAAGAATGGCATCTTCGCACTCGCAGGTGGCGAGCTCTTCTTTGCTGCGGATACCAATGGTGATGGCAAGGCTGATGTGCGGGAGACGTGGTACGTCGGATTCAACAAGGGGAACTCACAGCACCTGGCAAACGGCCTCTGCTGGGGACTGGATGGCTGGTTCTACGGGGCGAATGGGGACAGTGGCGGCACGATTCAATCGGTGAAGGGCGGCGCTGTGCATGACCTGAGTGGACGCGACTTCCGGTTCAATCCCGTCACGCGGGAGTTTCAACTCCAACCAGGAAAGACCCAATGCGGCCGCTGGCGCGATGATGCCGGGAACTGGTTTGGCTCCAGCAACAGCTCCATGGGCTGGCACTACTTCATGGATGAGCGCTATGTGGCAAGGAACCCCAAGCTCGCTGTGCCGACCCTGCGTCGCGTGATGAACACAGGTGACGACAACAAGCGCGTCTTTCCCATTGCCACGCAGATGCGCAGGCTGAATTGGCCGGATGCTGTGAATACGCTGACCTCCGCGTGCAATGCCATGCCTTATCGTGACACGGTGTTTGGCGAAGGTTATCGCAACTCCATCTTTGTACCCGAGCCGGCAAACAATCTGGTGCATCGCGAAGTGCTGCAGCCGGACGGCATCAGTTTCACCGGACATCGCGCCGAAGATGAGAAGGACAGTGAGTTCCTCGCCAGTGAGGATCCGTGGTTCCGCCCAACCATGGCGCGCACGGGCCCGGATGGATGTCTCTATGTGGTGGATATGTATCGACTCGTGCTGGAGCATCCGGAGTGGATTCCCAAGCAGATGCAGGCGCACATGGATCTGCGTGCAGGTGAGGACAAGGGGAGGATCTATCGCATCCGGCCCGAGAGTCTGGAAAAGGAAAGGGTTGTCTATCCTTGGGAAGGAGAGGACCGGCTTGCCTGGGACCCGGGCAGCAATGTCTCCCTGATCTACAACCTGGGCAGCAACAACGGCTGGAAGGCGGACACGGCGCAGCGATTGCTCATCGAGCGGAATGCCACCGAAGCCGCGCCCATTGCCTCAGGCATGGTGGAAGGCTCCGCGGAGGTGCCGCCTCCATTTCCTGATGTGGTCAACGTGCGGGCGCTCTGGACACTGCATACCCTGCGAGAGCTCAAGTCCGCAGATCTGGAGTTTGCACTGAAGTCGTCCCTGCCTCTGACGCGGGTGCATGCGGTGAAGCTCAGCGAAGCTCATTTGGGAGAAGAGGAAATCCTGGCGCAGGTCTGCAAGCTCGCAGAAGACCCGGACCTCCGTGTGCGAGTGCAGGTGGCTCTCTCGCTGGGGGAGTCTTCCGATGTGCGTGTGCCCAGGGTGCTGCGGGCGCTGGCCAAGCGAGATGAAGGAAACAAGGATGTGCTCGCGGCGATCCTTACCGCCGTGCCCAGGCATGAGAAGGAATTGGCCGCCGACATCAAGACCTGGCAGACGGCGCTCAAGGCGGAGCCGAAACGCGCTGCCGCGCCGGCGCCCATGGTACTCACCAATGCCAATCCGGACCGCGAGAAGGTGGTGAAGCAGTATGGCAGTGCGGCGCAACTCACGGGCAATCCCACGACAGGTCATGCGCTGTACACGAACCTCTGCTCCGCGTGTCATCGGCTGAAGAATGAAGGCGTGGAAATCGGACCGGACCTGGGCATGGTGGCGGCGAAGCCGGTGGAGCAGATCATCGAGGCCATCATGGATCCGAACCGCGCGGTCGAGGCGCGCTACACGACGCAGACGATTACCACGAAGCAGGGGCGTGATGTCATTGGACTCGTGACGGAGGAAACGCCCAACAGTCTGACCGTGCGCACGACCGGGGGGCTGGAGACGATTCTGCGTGCGGATATCACCAAGCAGGGTGGCAATACCAAATCCCTGATGCCGGAGGGTTTGGAAATGTTGCTGACGCCGCAGCATGTGGCTGACATTTTGTCTTACATCCGGCAAAAGTAA
- a CDS encoding Hsp70 family protein yields the protein MAEFVGIDLGTTLSGLAYLKPDGHPEIVPNADGERLTPSVVYFDAHEEVKLVGSSARDGGDPNRTIYQIKRHMDDPDYFVEIDGKKWTPAEVSALILSKLKRECSRIVGDIKEAVITVPANFNELARKSTIAASEMAGMKVRRLVNEPTAAAVYYAHSQGVRGKVLVFDLGGGTLDVTILEVDGDGFRIMTSEGARHLGGSNFDEQLLDLYADEYRKQTSAELFTDERQRRRVLNAAEDAKKMLSKLQRVNDTIGNDVNGIARIDFTRDQFERLVTKLLTRAIMLVEQALAGVNLKPRDIDHVVLVGGSTRIPKVKIALERFFGKAPKSCGNVDEAVALGAALFARKSARVREVCNASYGTLAYIVNQTTGEEGVKNSIVIPKNTPIPCSHTQIYITSDANERFIEVDITQGEDEDPRFVDVIGKITLEVPPNRPAGCEVAVTYSYDENQRVRALVVDKESGRSQEIAVTYKGAGILTDEELENRGSMLRQLRIE from the coding sequence ATGGCGGAATTTGTCGGCATCGACCTCGGCACCACATTGTCTGGTCTGGCTTATCTCAAGCCGGATGGACATCCTGAAATCGTCCCCAATGCAGACGGAGAACGGCTAACGCCCTCAGTCGTCTACTTTGATGCGCATGAGGAGGTGAAGCTGGTGGGCAGTTCCGCTCGCGATGGCGGGGATCCCAACCGTACGATCTACCAGATCAAGCGGCACATGGATGACCCGGATTATTTCGTGGAGATCGACGGGAAGAAGTGGACGCCTGCGGAAGTCTCCGCGCTGATTCTGAGCAAGCTCAAGCGTGAGTGCTCGCGCATTGTGGGTGACATCAAGGAGGCGGTGATCACAGTGCCGGCGAACTTCAATGAGCTGGCACGCAAGAGCACCATTGCTGCGAGCGAGATGGCCGGCATGAAGGTGCGGCGCCTGGTGAATGAACCAACCGCCGCCGCGGTGTACTACGCACACAGCCAGGGGGTGCGTGGCAAGGTGCTGGTATTTGATCTGGGCGGAGGCACGCTGGATGTGACGATTCTCGAGGTGGATGGCGACGGCTTCCGCATCATGACCAGTGAAGGCGCCCGCCACCTCGGAGGTTCAAACTTTGACGAACAGCTTCTGGATCTCTATGCGGATGAGTATCGCAAGCAGACCAGCGCCGAGCTCTTCACGGATGAACGCCAGCGCCGCCGTGTGCTGAATGCGGCCGAGGATGCGAAGAAGATGCTCAGCAAGCTGCAGCGCGTGAATGACACCATCGGCAACGATGTGAATGGCATTGCGCGCATCGACTTCACCAGGGATCAGTTTGAGAGGCTTGTGACAAAGCTGCTCACCCGCGCCATCATGCTGGTGGAGCAGGCGCTCGCAGGGGTGAATCTGAAGCCCAGGGACATCGATCACGTCGTGCTGGTGGGAGGTTCCACCCGCATCCCGAAGGTGAAGATCGCGCTGGAACGTTTCTTTGGCAAGGCGCCCAAGTCTTGCGGCAATGTGGATGAAGCCGTGGCCCTGGGCGCGGCGCTCTTCGCAAGGAAGTCCGCGCGCGTGCGCGAAGTGTGCAATGCCAGCTATGGCACCCTGGCTTACATCGTGAATCAAACCACGGGTGAGGAGGGGGTGAAGAACTCGATCGTCATCCCGAAGAACACACCCATCCCCTGCTCGCACACGCAGATCTACATCACCTCCGATGCCAACGAGCGTTTCATTGAGGTGGACATCACGCAAGGTGAAGATGAGGACCCGCGCTTCGTGGATGTGATTGGCAAGATCACGCTCGAAGTGCCACCGAATCGTCCTGCGGGATGCGAGGTGGCAGTGACCTATAGCTACGATGAAAACCAGCGTGTGCGCGCCCTCGTGGTAGACAAAGAAAGCGGTCGCTCCCAGGAAATCGCCGTGACCTACAAGGGCGCCGGCATCCTCACGGATGAGGAGCTGGAGAACCGCGGCTCCATGCTGCGGCAACTGCGCATTGAGTAG
- a CDS encoding tetratricopeptide repeat protein: MKRPFIPCVLGFCALLLLSSMARGQEKNADTWFREGVQAFFDAKPKESVVAFDKVISLEPTAAPQLWQRGLSLYYAEDYKEGRKQFELHQTVNSNDVENAAWHFICVAKSEGVEAARKVLIPISGDARVPMKEVHDLFAGKGSEEAVLKAASADDGSEEVKKNHLCYAHLYLGLYYEALGEKEKAKAHMVKSATEYKMDHYMGKVSQVHVKLRGW; this comes from the coding sequence ATGAAACGTCCCTTCATCCCCTGTGTCCTTGGCTTTTGTGCCCTGCTTCTGCTGAGTTCGATGGCTCGCGGGCAGGAGAAGAATGCGGATACGTGGTTTCGGGAGGGAGTGCAGGCATTCTTTGACGCGAAACCCAAGGAGTCGGTCGTGGCGTTCGACAAGGTCATTTCACTGGAGCCTACCGCAGCACCGCAGCTCTGGCAGCGGGGGCTTTCTCTGTACTATGCGGAGGACTACAAGGAGGGACGCAAGCAATTCGAGCTGCACCAGACGGTGAATAGCAATGACGTGGAGAATGCGGCGTGGCATTTCATCTGCGTGGCGAAGTCCGAGGGGGTGGAGGCGGCACGGAAGGTGTTGATTCCCATCTCAGGCGATGCACGGGTGCCGATGAAGGAGGTGCATGATCTCTTCGCGGGGAAAGGAAGTGAAGAGGCCGTGCTGAAGGCGGCGTCTGCCGATGATGGGAGTGAGGAGGTGAAGAAGAATCACCTGTGCTATGCGCACCTGTATCTCGGGCTGTACTATGAGGCGCTCGGTGAGAAGGAGAAGGCCAAGGCGCACATGGTGAAGTCTGCGACGGAGTACAAAATGGACCACTACATGGGGAAGGTGTCGCAGGTGCATGTGAAGCTGCGGGGGTGGTGA